In Setaria italica strain Yugu1 chromosome IX, Setaria_italica_v2.0, whole genome shotgun sequence, the genomic stretch GGCTCCCGGGCTCCAGCGGTCTAGTCCGCGTCTCCTCGCCGTCAAACATGTAGAAGGCAAACACGTACGACTGCGTCAGCACCTGGCGGCACAGCAGCAGGCTCCGGTGCGCGTTGGCCAGCCATGACGCGTCCTTGATCAAGATGCTGTCGTGCGCCTCCAGCTTCTTCGCGCTCTCCGCGACGGCCGGCCCTAACTTCTCGCGTTCCGCCTTGCACGACACGCCGTGGTTCTGGAACCGATTGTAGTAGTGCTCGTACCGCCGCAGCTGCCGCTTGGCGTTGTCCAccaccttcttctccttctcctcaaAGCGGTTGCAGCTGTGCCCAGCGATGCTGGTCCAAGTGTGAGCAGCCCCGGTGGCACCACCGCACAGCCAGCTGCATGCGTGCGTAAGCCGTAAGGAAGACAAATACAAAGTTAGTATAGCTTCAGCGGCAGAAGGAGATGACAATAATGGAGGCTTTATATTACCAGAAATACTGGCCGCACTTGCAGGTGATTAGGTTGCAGCCTTCTTCCTTGATGATGGGCTTGAAGCACTTGGGGCAGTTCTTGGTGTTGACGAGCATCCACTTGACGTTCTCCGCCTCGCTGCGGCGCTTGGCCTCCCAGCGCTCCCACATCACGCATGGGCACGGCGAGTGCGTGGTCGCAGCGCACCGGAAGCAGAAGCTGATGCCACAGGGGCACTCCACCTCGCACAGTGGCTCCGCATCAGCGGCGGCCAGACGGATCGCGCGGCCACAGTGCGGGACGCTGGGGCACCACTTCACGGCACTGTTGTCATCCACGTATGACTGGAGGAGGAAGTCGCGGAGCCGCTCGGCTGCAGCATGGTCTCTTTGGCTGAGGAGGCGCAGAACCACATCCTCGTCACAGATGGCAGGGCACTTCACCTCCATGCACCGGATCTGCTTCTTGCCGCTGTCAAGGGCGGCAACAAAGTACCCGGTCCAGCAGTCGTTGCAGAAGAAATGCCCGCAGTCCATGGCCGAGGTGGCACGTGGGGAGAAGTCCTCGAAACACACCATGCAGGTCACCTTCTTTCGTGAGGGTGTCTTGGAGCCAGCTGATGAAACCACCCTGTTGTTCTCCTGCAACACGACGCCTGCCTCCATGAGCATACGGTCCTGTCCTTTCCTATCCAGGTGGTCGTTGAGGCGATCGGTGTTCCACCGGTAGTGGATGAGGAGAGCACGCGCGTGGTGCTGCTTTATGTTGAACACGCCCATCACCATGGAGAGGTCTTGCTGCTGCAGACAGATCGAGTGGACAAGGAAGAGTGTAATTAGCTAGTCTCTATATTACAGTTGTGGATAAAATCTGATCACTGAATTGAAATACAGGATTCTAGTAACACAGGAACAGAAAATCATGATTAAAATGACTTACTAACACCTCGAATCCTATGGAATAATAGGGATACAGATATAAGGCTCaagatatttttttagaaaacaactAGAAGTCCTTCAGGATTCATATGGAACGAGCCATTCCAAGGAATTTCATAGAAATTCAAGTGGTTTAAGCCTCCAAAGGGCTCCATATGAATTTTCCGATTAGAATTTTAATCCTACAAAATTCCTCCATTTTGCCTTTTCTCCAAAGGAAGCTAAAAAGATGAAACACATGCAGGAGGAGATACATTTTACTTTAACTACTAAAGCAGAAATAATAAGCAGTTAACTGGCAAGAAAAATGCAGTCACATTACCTGTGCCACTGAAAGGGACTCCTTTTTAATGGCCTGCAACAAGAGGACCAAAAGTGGTTTAGTAATCTTTTCAAAGTAGCATTGTAGCAATAGTAGCTGAGGTAGCAACACAAATAAATGTTCTAATAGCAACCGAGATTGTGATTCTGTTAAGTTGTACAGGTCACGGGCTCAAGTTTGAAGCATTCTATTAAATGACATTTATTTTTATGAATTCCCCTTTTTTCCTTAACATATATAGAGTCCAGCCAAATTAAAACATGTAAAACAATCTACTCAAATATATTTTTATCACCAGACTACAAGTATAAATCTTGAAGCATGTGAAAATTTTATGTGCATCCATTGTGAGAGATGCCTTCTTTTAGGTATTGTGAGAGATGCCTCAAGTTCATTACTTTGAACAAAATTGTTAGTCTTTTGTGCCCAAGATCAAAATTCTTGTGGTGAAATTAAATTATCAGCAAATTTAGTGGAATATTGTTTTCAATTACCAGTGATTAAATTAATATATAGTTAATATTGTTAATGCTCAATGCAAAAATATCACAAACAAAAAATAAGGCTCCTGCTACGTTTGCAAACTTTTTGAAAGGTAGCAGTGTGATTACATAGCCTATTATGCAAGTTCCAATTTGTGTTTTAAACTTTATTTTAGAGAACATGCTTAGCACATATTTCATTTAGAGAAGAAGGAAAGTACCGTAATGTACAAACAAGAGGAGGGcctcaaagaaagaaaaataacaaaaaccCAGCAGGGCAGTGTTTTGAAGGCGACAATGCGACCTTGGAAACCTGTGCATACCTTATCGCCTAGGCGATGAAGCGGACCATCGCCAAGGCAAGATGGGTCCATCTAAACGGATAGGCGACGCTTTTAAAACACTGCAGCATGGTCACTCAAAAGGgaagataaaaaggaaaaagggccTAACAAAAACTCCTCTAACGAAGGCCGGCTCGGCGAGGTCGAAGAAGCGATCTCCTGAGCAAGAGCGACCGGTTTGAGCGTTGATCTGTTGAAAACCCGATTGTTCCTCTCCTTCCACAACATCCAAGCTACCAAGATGATCAAAGAGTCCAAGCCGAGCCTttcaagtggatcgaagcaaaCCAAGTAGTTGTACTACGTTGTTATATCtttcaggaaagaaaaaaaaattcggtATTAAGTTGGGATTAAGCACAAGCAAAGCCCAGCTGACAGGAGTTATCGATATCTCAAAGCATGAAAAATAACGCATGATTAACCTCGAAGGGGAATTTTTTATACTAAAATATGAACGACCTAAATCAAGGACGTCAGATTCGATCGAAATCTAGGTCTTCTTGGGGGTCGATAGATTCAGTTTAAGATTTATCCTTGCCATAATCAATCGAGACCACGACGGACTAGGTGTTCGCTCTCCGTCGCCCGCCATATTGCTCACCGTAAACTCCAGTGGAAGCTCCGGCGGCGCGGAGTCCTCCACCTGGGGCTGCCACTCATCGTCGTTGTCGTCCCCCTCCAtcgcctcgtcctcctcgtcgtcgtaggCGTCGTCGACATCGTAGAAGTCTTCGTCGCTGTCCATGGCCGGCGGGCGATCCGGGAGCTGGATcgatcgccggcggcgcggcgcggcgcggcgcggcgagtcgatcgagggaggcggcggcgagtttGTTTGGTACGCTTTGCGAGTAGTCTGCTGGCAGGGTTTAAAGCCGCGCGTCGTCGAAACTGGTAAGACGTGTTACGTGATCACGTCTGGTCACACTGTCGGGGTGGAAACGTGCCCAGTACGAACCGGCCGTGCCAGGTCGATCCGCGTGTATCCAACAGGTGCAATTCGAGTCCAAATAGTTGTTCATAAGCACAAATTGTAGTGTCAGTTTGGACATACATAGCGCTAGATTTCAACTCATATACGTGGCACAATGGATCACCGTGGTACCAAGAATTCAGCTAGACTGAAAAAACTTTGTACATGCAGATTTGCACATCAATAATGATAGGGGGAAGAGCAAACTTATGGTGAAAATTGTTTACCACACTTTCCCTATGAGGCTCTGGCTGATGAAGAATTCTGAGAGAGACAGTGAATGGATACAGAGTCCGTGATTTGGTGGTAAGTGAAAAAGAGACATTACGGAATTATGGGCGGGCAAGATTAAAAGAAAGGGTTGTGCTATATTTAATTTAATATTCTGCATTTTTTCCCTTCAGTTTTAGTTGGCAATCGGGATGAAGAGTCATCGTCATCGGATCCATATACAACTTGCACGAATCATCCTTAACCTCTAGGCATCTCTCTATGCGGTTGTACCATAATTTAAACTGAAAGTTACCATAATTATTTAGCATCAAGATGCTTTTAAAATTATGTACAATCGATTTATAGTAAATTACGACATATAAGAATAGACATATCAGTTCTAGTAAGTCGACTACATTATTATTTAAAACCATTTAATTGTCTAAAATTATTTTAAGTTATTGTAACCGATCCTCACCCAGTTATTGTAACCGATCCTCACCCATCTTCACCAGTGAATCATGGAAAGCGAAACAAACAAGCAAGCAAACACGGCAAGCTACTCTGACCCATGCACGCGGACGCCACCATTAGTCCATTACGTACCATGCGTCCGTGCCTCGCCGGCTCGAAAGAAGCGGGCAAGCATTGGACCCCTCCTCACAAGCGCCCCATCCCTAGAACATGTTCCTCCCAATGCCCCTACTGGTGATAGgtccacggcggcgcggcggtccTCGGCTAGGACTCAACGACCGTCACCCATCCCGGCACTCCAAGGTCAGATGGATCCAAATGGTTCCAAGAACAATGCAGTTAACAGACACCCGAGAATATACCTGATAGATGGATAACTCTGCTATGGTCagacccttttttttttaacctcaGTACTGTCAGGCATCCTAAGTTAACCCGCCCTAAATCATTTATATACGCTACATGAGCGTCTACTGCCGCTATGCCGCACTGGACCGGTCGGCCGGCGACGGCAGAACGTGGCGCAAGCCAAGGGGATGCGCCACCCCAATCACGCCGCGAGCTCCTCGGCCTTGTCGGGGCCGTCCGGCCGGTACGCCGCGATGGTCATGGGCTCCACGAGCAGCGTCAGCAGCTCGTCCTGGATGCACTTGTACATCTCCCCGCACAGCCTCTCCACGGTCTTGACGAGCGTGACGGCCTTCTGCTTCGCCTGCACGATCTCCGCCT encodes the following:
- the LOC101786599 gene encoding probable E3 ubiquitin-protein ligase ARI2 encodes the protein MDSDEDFYDVDDAYDDEEDEAMEGDDNDDEWQPQVEDSAPPELPLEFTAIKKESLSVAQQQDLSMVMGVFNIKQHHARALLIHYRWNTDRLNDHLDRKGQDRMLMEAGVVLQENNRVVSSAGSKTPSRKKVTCMVCFEDFSPRATSAMDCGHFFCNDCWTGYFVAALDSGKKQIRCMEVKCPAICDEDVVLRLLSQRDHAAAERLRDFLLQSYVDDNSAVKWCPSVPHCGRAIRLAAADAEPLCEVECPCGISFCFRCAATTHSPCPCVMWERWEAKRRSEAENVKWMLVNTKNCPKCFKPIIKEEGCNLITCKCGQYFCWLCGGATGAAHTWTSIAGHSCNRFEEKEKKVVDNAKRQLRRYEHYYNRFQNHGVSCKAEREKLGPAVAESAKKLEAHDSILIKDASWLANAHRSLLLCRQVLTQSYVFAFYMFDGEETRTRPLEPGSLTMAQRQNLFEDYQQQVEGNVERLSELLGRDMIELPEEEIMQARQDAVNLVKVVETHCRKMYSCIQDELLPMLVEPMSIASYQPGGPSKAKELPA